One genomic window of Anaerofustis stercorihominis DSM 17244 includes the following:
- a CDS encoding ABC-2 transporter permease, with the protein MKGLIIKDLYELIKQCRFVVLLCLVYMIIAIMGESSTFFLAFAIVFISMLPITLMAYDEKSKWDSYAITMPYTRKEMVLSKYILSLIGILSMSILYLILRGTTLLIMDGSLSKLPGMMTSMLPMILVAILFSSINFPIIFKFGAEKGRLAMIILCALVGGIFGASAASAEEGGDFFVSIFSSIPNIVYPIAAVILLIISFWISVNFYEKREL; encoded by the coding sequence ATGAAAGGTCTGATTATTAAAGATTTGTATGAACTTATAAAGCAGTGCAGATTTGTTGTTTTATTATGTTTGGTTTATATGATAATAGCAATAATGGGTGAAAGTTCAACATTTTTCTTGGCATTTGCTATAGTATTCATTTCAATGCTTCCTATTACGCTTATGGCTTATGACGAAAAAAGCAAATGGGACAGCTATGCGATCACTATGCCATATACAAGAAAAGAAATGGTTTTAAGCAAATATATATTGTCGCTTATCGGGATACTTTCTATGAGTATTTTATATTTGATACTAAGAGGCACAACATTATTGATCATGGATGGAAGCTTATCCAAGTTACCGGGTATGATGACTTCAATGCTTCCTATGATACTTGTTGCCATACTTTTCAGTTCCATAAACTTTCCTATTATATTTAAGTTCGGAGCGGAAAAGGGAAGACTTGCGATGATCATCCTTTGTGCTTTAGTAGGAGGTATATTTGGAGCCAGTGCAGCTAGTGCCGAAGAAGGCGGAGATTTCTTTGTCAGTATATTTTCGAGTATACCGAATATCGTTTATCCTATTGCCGCAGTGATTTTACTAATAATTTCATTTTGGATCTCAGTTAATTTCTATGAGAAAAGAGAATTGTAA
- a CDS encoding ABC transporter ATP-binding protein, with product MNAIEINNLTKEYKDFKLDDISLTLPSGYIMGLIGENGAGKSTTIKLLLNAINADKGEISILGKSNKDNFKVTKEDIGVVLDEAHFPEGVNAKQVNVIMRNTYKNWDEKVFFEYINKFSLPLKKSFKDFSRGMKMKLMIAVALSHDAKLLILDEATSGLDPIVRDEILDLFYDFTRDESHSILISSHIVSDLEKLCDYIAFLHKGKLLFVEEKDILLEKYRILKCSNAEFDDIDKDAVKGVRRTDYGVEALVLKDKVNNAFKLEKPNIEDIIVFMAKEVK from the coding sequence ATGAATGCTATTGAAATTAATAACTTAACCAAAGAATATAAAGATTTTAAATTGGATGATATAAGTCTAACCTTACCAAGCGGGTATATAATGGGGCTTATAGGAGAGAATGGTGCAGGAAAAAGTACAACGATCAAACTTCTGTTAAATGCTATAAATGCAGATAAAGGTGAAATCAGCATTTTAGGAAAAAGCAATAAGGATAATTTTAAAGTTACAAAAGAAGATATTGGTGTAGTTTTAGATGAAGCTCATTTTCCCGAAGGTGTCAATGCAAAACAAGTTAATGTGATAATGAGAAATACTTATAAAAATTGGGATGAAAAAGTATTCTTCGAATATATAAATAAATTTTCCTTGCCTCTTAAAAAGAGTTTTAAAGATTTTTCAAGAGGAATGAAGATGAAGCTTATGATTGCGGTTGCTCTTTCCCATGACGCAAAGCTATTGATTTTAGACGAGGCTACAAGCGGACTCGATCCTATAGTAAGAGATGAGATATTGGACTTATTCTATGATTTTACAAGAGATGAAAGTCATTCGATCTTAATTTCTTCGCATATAGTTTCCGACCTTGAGAAGCTATGTGATTATATTGCATTCCTTCATAAAGGAAAATTATTATTCGTAGAAGAAAAAGATATCCTTCTTGAAAAGTACAGGATACTGAAATGCAGTAATGCCGAGTTTGACGATATTGACAAAGATGCCGTAAAAGGTGTAAGGCGAACGGACTACGGAGTAGAAGCTTTGGTATTAAAAGATAAGGTAAATAACGCTTTTAAACTTGAAAAACCAAATATTGAAGATATTATTGTTTTTATGGCTAAGGAGGTTAAATAA
- a CDS encoding NAD(P)-dependent oxidoreductase, with amino-acid sequence MNYRLKELQENNRPIKVGIVGAGQMGRGLISQLYKMKGMTPSVICDIDVDKVLYAFTKSNITKDDYIITNKLSEANDAINKGKIVVSEDKSIASFVEGTDAVVDATGFTDIGAEIAIDTINNEKHIIMLDVEADVVVGPILKQKADKAGVIYTGSAGDEPGAVKEMFDFCEALAFDIKVIGKGKNNEVDHSCTPDSIRDYAISRGVSPKMQCSFSDGTKNMVELCCMANSTGLVPDVRGGHGPKSDIKELVKILSLKEEGGILNNYGVVEWVNGIAPGVFCIISTDLEFVHHELQYLRIGDGPNYVLYRPYHLCGMETPLTIARAVLDKANTIVPMNGLVCETITVAKKDLKKGEKIDGIGGFSTYGTIDKREVAKELNALPIGLINSNTYMAKDVRKGEVITYDDVILDENSLVVKLRKEQDNIFE; translated from the coding sequence ATGAATTACAGATTAAAAGAACTGCAAGAAAACAACAGACCTATTAAAGTAGGTATTGTGGGAGCAGGACAAATGGGCAGAGGATTGATTAGCCAGCTTTATAAAATGAAGGGAATGACACCTTCCGTGATTTGTGATATAGATGTGGATAAAGTATTATACGCATTCACTAAATCCAATATAACAAAAGATGACTACATAATAACAAACAAATTATCTGAAGCAAACGACGCCATCAATAAAGGAAAAATCGTTGTCAGCGAAGATAAAAGCATAGCTTCATTCGTAGAGGGTACAGATGCGGTAGTAGACGCTACAGGATTTACGGATATCGGAGCGGAAATAGCAATAGATACAATAAATAACGAAAAGCATATCATAATGCTTGACGTTGAAGCAGACGTAGTAGTAGGACCGATACTAAAACAAAAAGCGGATAAAGCAGGTGTTATATATACGGGAAGTGCGGGAGACGAACCGGGTGCGGTAAAAGAAATGTTTGATTTCTGCGAAGCTTTGGCATTCGATATCAAAGTCATCGGTAAAGGTAAAAACAATGAGGTAGACCACTCATGCACACCTGACAGTATAAGAGATTATGCAATAAGCAGAGGTGTTAGCCCCAAAATGCAGTGTTCTTTCTCGGACGGAACAAAAAATATGGTTGAACTTTGCTGTATGGCAAACTCTACAGGGCTTGTTCCGGATGTAAGAGGAGGTCACGGACCAAAAAGCGATATCAAAGAATTGGTTAAAATATTATCTTTGAAAGAAGAAGGTGGTATTTTAAATAATTACGGAGTTGTGGAATGGGTAAACGGTATTGCACCGGGAGTATTCTGCATAATATCAACAGATCTTGAATTCGTTCATCACGAACTTCAGTATTTAAGGATAGGTGACGGACCTAATTACGTATTATACAGACCTTATCATTTATGCGGAATGGAAACACCACTTACAATTGCAAGAGCGGTCCTTGATAAAGCAAATACAATAGTTCCAATGAACGGTTTGGTATGCGAAACGATAACCGTAGCAAAGAAAGACCTTAAAAAAGGAGAAAAAATCGATGGTATCGGAGGATTTTCAACTTACGGAACTATAGATAAAAGAGAAGTTGCAAAGGAATTGAATGCTCTTCCTATAGGACTTATAAATTCTAATACATATATGGCAAAAGATGTTAGAAAAGGCGAAGTAATAACTTATGATGATGTTATTCTTGATGAAAACTCACTTGTTGTAAAACTCAGAAAAGAACAAGATAATATATTTGAATAA
- a CDS encoding S41 family peptidase, producing MENNKKNKGKIVVIGIVAAIVIVTNLLTFLITSSCNLAIGNKVLINTPSTTSAKNITKLVSLEKLLKEDYYTELDEQKLWNYAFKGLYAGTGDPYSTYYTEEEFNSYTEGFDSNYSGVGIQIMNNENSQVIVDSIFQGSPAEKSGMKAGDIITKVDDMDTTKASTSDVSKKLRGKTHTKVTVTVLRDKKEITMVITRDKIDMKRVSGKMIGDLGYIKITEFTDKVGKQFENYYNEYTNKNMKGLIIDLRDNPGGLVNEATEIANLLLKENSTIISTTNKSGKTQTVKDTTSEYAKVPIVVLINENSASSSEILSCALQDNKVATIMGVKSYGKGIIQEVKSLLDGSGVTITSDEYVSPLGHKIHKKGITPNQTVKLNSKKSLNQLSEKEDNQLQSAIKYLKQNIK from the coding sequence ATGGAAAATAATAAAAAAAATAAAGGAAAGATAGTAGTCATCGGTATCGTTGCGGCTATAGTGATAGTGACTAACTTACTTACCTTTTTAATAACATCTTCTTGTAATTTGGCAATAGGAAATAAAGTTCTTATAAATACACCAAGTACTACGAGTGCTAAGAATATAACAAAATTGGTATCACTTGAAAAACTACTTAAAGAAGATTATTATACCGAGTTAGATGAACAGAAATTATGGAATTATGCGTTTAAAGGTTTATATGCGGGAACCGGAGATCCGTATTCCACTTATTATACCGAAGAAGAATTTAATTCTTATACCGAAGGATTTGACAGTAATTATTCCGGTGTCGGCATACAAATAATGAATAATGAAAATAGTCAAGTAATAGTCGATTCTATATTTCAAGGTTCACCTGCGGAAAAATCAGGTATGAAAGCAGGGGATATAATAACAAAAGTGGATGATATGGATACCACAAAGGCTTCCACTTCAGATGTTTCTAAAAAGTTAAGAGGAAAAACTCATACAAAAGTAACCGTTACCGTTCTTAGGGATAAAAAAGAAATAACAATGGTAATCACCAGGGACAAGATCGATATGAAGAGGGTTTCCGGTAAAATGATAGGTGATTTGGGTTATATAAAAATAACCGAATTTACCGATAAAGTAGGCAAACAATTTGAAAATTATTATAATGAATATACCAATAAAAATATGAAAGGTCTTATTATCGATTTGAGGGATAATCCGGGAGGCCTTGTAAATGAGGCTACCGAAATAGCTAACTTGTTATTAAAGGAAAACAGTACGATTATTTCTACGACTAACAAGTCAGGAAAGACTCAGACCGTAAAAGATACCACAAGCGAATATGCTAAGGTTCCTATTGTTGTCTTAATAAATGAAAATTCTGCCTCATCTTCGGAAATTTTATCTTGTGCATTACAGGACAACAAAGTGGCGACGATAATGGGAGTTAAATCATATGGAAAAGGAATAATCCAAGAAGTAAAATCTCTTCTTGACGGTTCGGGAGTTACAATAACTTCAGATGAGTATGTGAGTCCTTTAGGACATAAAATTCATAAAAAAGGCATTACGCCTAATCAAACAGTAAAACTAAATAGTAAGAAATCATTAAATCAATTATCTGAAAAAGAAGATAATCAACTACAAAGTGCTATTAAATATTTAAAACAAAATATAAAATAA
- a CDS encoding DUF4180 domain-containing protein, protein MKIYNINKNNEDISVVESEDILINDVGSGLDFAMEVSNMTGINNIILNKEAVNDVFFDLKNRMLGELLQKYINYNIKIAFIGDFSGYDSKALNDFIYESNNGRDFFFVEDIDIAVEKMTK, encoded by the coding sequence ATGAAAATATATAATATAAACAAAAATAACGAAGATATTTCTGTGGTTGAAAGTGAAGATATATTAATAAATGATGTAGGTTCCGGGCTTGATTTTGCTATGGAAGTTTCCAATATGACGGGAATAAATAATATAATTTTGAATAAGGAAGCTGTAAATGATGTTTTCTTTGATTTAAAAAACAGGATGCTTGGGGAACTATTACAAAAGTATATCAATTATAATATAAAGATAGCTTTTATCGGAGATTTTTCGGGATATGATAGTAAGGCTTTGAATGATTTTATATACGAAAGCAACAATGGCAGAGATTTCTTTTTCGTAGAAGATATTGATATCGCTGTAGAAAAGATGACTAAATAA
- a CDS encoding helix-turn-helix domain-containing protein has product MDNEMGRLISSLRKEKNMTQQELADKLNITDKAVSKWERGLSYPDISLIPKLADILDIDPNKLLGSSNNEISKTDKSNIKDTIMLVFKCVGFALAVAVLVLNIIGKTNVNDSITLLSLSLVCIGITLLNKEQ; this is encoded by the coding sequence ATGGACAACGAAATGGGTAGACTCATAAGCAGTCTCAGAAAAGAAAAAAACATGACTCAGCAGGAACTCGCCGACAAATTAAATATTACAGATAAAGCGGTATCAAAATGGGAAAGAGGACTTTCTTATCCGGATATATCATTGATACCCAAATTAGCGGATATTTTGGATATCGACCCCAATAAATTACTGGGAAGCAGCAATAATGAAATAAGCAAAACAGACAAATCAAACATAAAAGATACTATAATGCTTGTTTTCAAATGTGTGGGATTTGCTTTGGCTGTCGCGGTTTTGGTATTAAATATTATAGGAAAAACAAATGTGAATGACAGCATTACACTTTTAAGTTTATCCCTCGTTTGTATCGGAATTACGCTTTTAAATAAAGAACAGTAA
- a CDS encoding Hsp20/alpha crystallin family protein: MMLPRILSESLFDDLMDFPLEKDFFGGKNPLYGKREKNLMKTDVKEKDDNYEVDIDLPGFKKDQISAELKDGYLTISASKDLDKEEKNKEGKYIRKERYSGSYARSFYVGSDVKEDEISAKYEDGILKMVIPKKDVKQIEGKRIISIEG; the protein is encoded by the coding sequence ATGATGTTACCTAGAATTTTGTCAGAAAGCTTATTTGATGATTTAATGGACTTTCCTTTAGAAAAAGATTTCTTTGGCGGTAAAAATCCTTTATATGGGAAACGCGAAAAAAATCTTATGAAGACCGACGTAAAAGAAAAAGACGATAACTATGAAGTCGATATTGATTTACCGGGGTTTAAAAAAGACCAAATTTCAGCTGAATTAAAAGACGGATATCTAACAATTAGTGCCAGTAAAGACCTTGACAAGGAAGAAAAAAACAAAGAAGGAAAGTACATCAGAAAAGAACGTTACAGCGGTTCTTATGCCAGAAGTTTTTATGTTGGAAGTGATGTTAAGGAAGATGAAATCAGTGCTAAGTATGAAGATGGAATATTAAAAATGGTTATACCTAAGAAAGATGTAAAACAGATAGAAGGTAAACGAATTATTTCTATAGAGGGATAA
- a CDS encoding GntR family transcriptional regulator, with product MDIIISNVDDKPIYEQIYTQIKNLIVSGKLKEGDPLPSIRSLAKDLRISVITTKRAYDELEKDGYVYTLKAKGSFVNKKDTKLIKEENLKKIEDYIKEIMVLAKVCDLDNEELLEMFKLMAEE from the coding sequence TTGGATATAATTATTAGTAATGTCGACGATAAACCAATATATGAACAAATTTATACACAAATCAAAAATTTGATTGTTTCCGGGAAATTAAAGGAAGGCGATCCTCTTCCTTCCATAAGAAGTCTTGCAAAGGATTTGAGAATAAGTGTCATAACCACAAAAAGGGCTTATGACGAACTCGAAAAAGACGGATATGTCTATACTTTAAAGGCAAAAGGGTCTTTTGTTAATAAAAAGGACACAAAGCTTATTAAAGAGGAAAATCTAAAAAAAATAGAAGATTATATCAAAGAGATAATGGTGCTTGCAAAAGTATGCGATCTTGATAATGAAGAATTACTTGAAATGTTTAAGCTTATGGCGGAGGAATAG